A portion of the Paenibacillus marchantiae genome contains these proteins:
- a CDS encoding carbohydrate ABC transporter permease, whose protein sequence is MRLSNGDRWFVGIIYFLLALFTFIALYPFWNAAAISFNSGTDTMQGGITFWPREFTLENYHVVFKDERLIDGFIISVLRTLLGTLLSIVATAILAYGISKRELMGRNFYMVTCIITMYFSGGLIPNYLLIRELGLMNSFWVMVIPGIISVWNMIIFRTFFKGIPPGLEESARIDGSSNWGVFIRIVLPLSGPVIATLSLFTAVYHWNDWFAPSIYISNTDLLPIQTKLQQILNANIMMEQMQNMDAAAQGRMSAMKTVTTKSLSMSTMMVATIPILCVYPFVQKYFVKGVLIGSLKE, encoded by the coding sequence ATGAGGCTGTCGAATGGGGATCGATGGTTTGTTGGCATAATTTACTTCTTATTGGCTTTGTTTACATTTATTGCGTTATATCCGTTCTGGAACGCTGCCGCCATTTCATTTAACTCCGGGACAGATACGATGCAGGGCGGCATTACATTCTGGCCGCGTGAATTCACGCTTGAAAATTATCATGTGGTGTTTAAGGATGAGCGACTGATTGACGGTTTCATCATCTCGGTGCTCCGAACGTTGCTGGGTACACTGCTCTCCATTGTGGCAACAGCCATATTAGCTTATGGCATTTCTAAACGCGAATTAATGGGTCGCAACTTTTATATGGTAACTTGCATCATAACGATGTACTTCAGCGGCGGACTTATACCCAACTACTTGCTCATTCGGGAGCTGGGTCTGATGAACTCTTTTTGGGTTATGGTCATACCAGGCATTATCAGCGTGTGGAATATGATCATATTCCGGACGTTCTTTAAGGGTATCCCGCCCGGGCTTGAGGAGTCCGCCCGTATCGACGGTTCCTCGAACTGGGGGGTATTCATCCGAATCGTACTTCCTCTATCGGGACCGGTCATTGCTACGCTGTCGCTGTTTACGGCAGTGTATCACTGGAATGATTGGTTTGCGCCAAGTATCTACATATCTAACACGGATCTTCTACCCATTCAAACTAAGCTTCAGCAGATACTTAATGCTAATATCATGATGGAACAGATGCAGAACATGGATGCTGCTGCACAGGGCCGGATGAGCGCGATGAAAACCGTAACTACCAAATCGTTGTCCATGTCGACGATGATGGTGGCAACCATTCCAATCCTCTGCGTCTATCCATTCGTACAGAAATATTTTGTGAAGGGTGTATTAATCGGTTCTTTGAAGGAGTAA